GCAAAGCATACCATGAAAAACCGATTCCAAAGAACGGGAGTGGCGGCCGGGACGGCCGGAACCTCCGACCCAAGGCTGTCCCAGTCCAGGGATATCTTGGTCTACCAGACGGTCTGTCTGACCTATGTCTTCCTTTTTGCTTACACGGGTTACAGCAAACTGATGGACATCGCACCTTTCATAAAGGGCATAGGCAGGGTCCCCATACTGGGCAGCCATGCCGCGGTGATCGGATGGGGGATCCCCGCCCTAGAACTACTCCTGGCCCTGGGCATGGTCCTTCCCAGCAGAAAGCTGAGGCATAATTCCCTAAAGGCCTCCGTAGCCCTGATGGGAGCATTTACGGCCTACTTGCTTCTGATGATCGCTTTTGTCAGGGAAAAGCTGTGCCACTGCGGCGGTG
The Sphingobacterium daejeonense genome window above contains:
- a CDS encoding MauE/DoxX family redox-associated membrane protein, with amino-acid sequence MKNRFQRTGVAAGTAGTSDPRLSQSRDILVYQTVCLTYVFLFAYTGYSKLMDIAPFIKGIGRVPILGSHAAVIGWGIPALELLLALGMVLPSRKLRHNSLKASVALMGAFTAYLLLMIAFVREKLCHCGGVIGSMGWEQHLAFNIIILMLGMWAIRKNN